The DNA segment ATGCTCGCGATCGCTCATCACGTCCGGGTAACGAAGCTCAAGCCAATCAATCACTTGGCGGAAGTTGTTAAGGTAATAGAACGGGTCGTCGAGGGGGTTGACAGTCACGGAATTCAGGGCCATGGCGAAGCGGATACTGGTTATGCGTACAGATATCAGCTCTGCCCCGCCCGGCGCAAACGGAAAATGATCAATGGCATTTTTTTACCGGGGCCATCGAACTTTTCCGGTGCGGATGGCACCAACCGCGTTAGAAGCCGACAATGCTCGGCAGCACATGAATGAGGCACACGAGGTGGGTATGAAATTCAAGACACTGGGCATTCCTTTGGCCATCGCCGCAGCCCTGGCCCTGGGCGGTTGCTCGACCGCAACCGTCGTCACATTGCAGAACGGCACCCAGTATCTGACCAAGGACATGCCGAAGACCAAAACCGATGATGGCTTCTATGAGTTCGAAGACATCTCCGGGGCGAAAGTGAAGGTTCGTGCAGACGAAGTCGCCACCGTTCGCGAAGAAGACTGATAGCCGCCAGTGGAGCTGCCACACAAGGCAGCTCCGAGGGCGCAATTACCGGCGCTGGCTCATGCCCGGAATGCTGTTGTCGCAACTGACATACGTGCCGCCACGCCGGGCAAGTTCCTCTTGCAGGCGCCGGCAACGCGCCAGGTCCTGCTGCTCCATGCGATCGATGATCGGATTGCCGGTGGTCTGCGAGACCACCCCGTCGCCCAGGCGAAACGTTACGTAGGGTTGTTCGGGCTGGATCTGAAAACGGCTTTTTGCTTCGACAGGTTCGACGACCTTGACGTCCGCAGCGCTCGGCAATTGCTCGGTAGTCACACCGTAACGGCTGAGAATCGAGCTGTGAGGCAGATCGGCCCAGGCACTGGCCGATCCCAGCGCCAATGTGACGAAACCGATATACCCCTTGAAACCTTTCACGTTTGAAACTCCTTGTGAATGTGATGATGTGCCCCCCTGTGGGAGCGAGCCTGCTCGCGAAAAGGACGGCCCGGCCAGCAATGACCCTGAGTAGAACGAATGAACAGGTAATGGCTTTAGGCCGCATTTTTGATAGTGCAGGGTTTTGAGTCAGAGAATGGTTATGGAGTCACTTTTGAAGCCGGGTTGGCAGCAATCGCCAGCAGGCTGGCTCCCACATTGGTTTCGTGTTCAATGAAAATCCCTTTGGGTAGCCAGCCTGCTGGCTATGGCGCTGCAACTGTCGCCGCAACACCTGGAAATGAGTAACATGTCCGGCCTCCCCGCAGCCCACGTTCTGCGCCTTGCCGAATAAGCCGATTCCATGCCCTTCGAACTCAGCGTTGACCTCACCACCCTGGCCATTCTGGCCGCTGTTGCCTTCCTTGCCGGTTTCATCGATGCCATCGCTGGCGGCGGCGGTTTGCTGACCACGCCCGCCCTGCTCACCGCGGGTCTGCCGCCGCATCTGGTGCTGGGCACCAACAAACTGAGTTCGACCTTCGGTTCGGCGACCGCCAGTTTCACCTTCTATAAGCGCAAACTGTTCCATCCGCGCCAATGGACGCACGCGATCGTCGGCACGCTGGTCGGCGCGCTGACCGGTGCCGTCGTCGCGCATTACCTGCCCGCCGAGTGGCTGAACAAGATGCTGCCGGTGATCGTCTTTGCCTGCGGGCTGTATCTGTTGTTTGGGGGCACGCCGAAAGCGCCGCTGGACAGCAACGCGCCGATCAAGAAGAAATGGCAATCAACCCAAGGCTTCAGCCTCGGCTTCTATGATGGTGTCGCGGGCCCCGGCACTGGTGCGTTCTGGACCGTGAGCAGCCTGCTGCTGTACCCGATCGATCTGGTCAAGGCCAGCGGCGTGGCGCGCAGCATGAACTTCGTCAGCAACATTGCGGCGCTGTCGGTGTTCATCTTTTCCGGTCAGGTCGACTGGATCATCGGCCTGTGCATGGGCCTGTCGGTGATGGTCGGCGCGTTCTTTGGCGCGCGCACCGCGATCAGCGGCGGCGCCAAGTTCATTCGCCCGGTGTTCATTACCGTGGTGCTGGGCTTGACCGTACGTCTAGCCTGGCAGCACTGGTTCAGCGTGGCCTAAGCGCCGCGCGACGTAGACGTCGATCAGGTAACGGGCAATCGATTTCGACGCCGGCAGCGGCGGCAAATCGTGCACGTTGAACCACTGGGCGTCTTCGATCTCGTCTTCCTGACAGACGATCTCACCGCCGGCGTATTCGGCATGGAAGCCGAGCATCATCGAATGCGGAAACGGCCAGCACTGGCTGCCCATGTACTTGATATTCTTCACTTCGATCTGCACTTCTTCGCGCACCTCGCGAATCAGGCATTCCTCGGCCGACTCGCCCGGCTCGGCGAACCCGGCCAAGGTGCTGTAGACGCCGGTGACGAAACGCGGTGAACGTGCCAGCAGCACTTCATCGCCCCGCGTGATCAGCACGATCATGCTCGGCGAGATTCGCGGGTAACTGCGCAAGTCGCAGGGCTGGCAGTACATCGCCCG comes from the Pseudomonas granadensis genome and includes:
- a CDS encoding YgdI/YgdR family lipoprotein is translated as MKFKTLGIPLAIAAALALGGCSTATVVTLQNGTQYLTKDMPKTKTDDGFYEFEDISGAKVKVRADEVATVREED
- a CDS encoding TSUP family transporter; the encoded protein is MPFELSVDLTTLAILAAVAFLAGFIDAIAGGGGLLTTPALLTAGLPPHLVLGTNKLSSTFGSATASFTFYKRKLFHPRQWTHAIVGTLVGALTGAVVAHYLPAEWLNKMLPVIVFACGLYLLFGGTPKAPLDSNAPIKKKWQSTQGFSLGFYDGVAGPGTGAFWTVSSLLLYPIDLVKASGVARSMNFVSNIAALSVFIFSGQVDWIIGLCMGLSVMVGAFFGARTAISGGAKFIRPVFITVVLGLTVRLAWQHWFSVA
- the nudC gene encoding NAD(+) diphosphatase codes for the protein MTARWTTAVLDTDQPGGMAVARSPEGFLFDDNGALFPREWLKRQDLSILAEHGIGHLDGEPVYLFELRSASEVAGCSWKGLRAFMLEGDHTIYKVLGYAAQIGTWAREHRFCGNCGQPMTQVPRERAMYCQPCDLRSYPRISPSMIVLITRGDEVLLARSPRFVTGVYSTLAGFAEPGESAEECLIREVREEVQIEVKNIKYMGSQCWPFPHSMMLGFHAEYAGGEIVCQEDEIEDAQWFNVHDLPPLPASKSIARYLIDVYVARRLGHAEPVLPG